One window from the genome of Hydrogenobacter sp. encodes:
- the rpsS gene encoding 30S ribosomal protein S19: protein MVNKKAWVDPKLWKKIKLMNQTGDRKVVKTYSRDTTIIPEFVGHTIAVHNGKTFVPVYITADMVGHKLGEFAPTRTFKGHPEKSAKVAKKK from the coding sequence TTGGTTAACAAAAAAGCTTGGGTTGATCCAAAGCTCTGGAAGAAGATCAAACTTATGAACCAAACAGGGGATAGAAAAGTCGTGAAGACTTACAGCAGAGACACAACCATAATTCCAGAATTTGTTGGACATACCATAGCTGTACACAATGGTAAGACTTTTGTACCGGTATACATAACTGCGGATATGGTAGGGCATAAGCTTGGTGAGTTTGCGCCTACAAGAACCTTCAAGGGACATCCCGAAAAGTCAGCGAAGGTAGCAAAAAAGAAGTGA